In Procambarus clarkii isolate CNS0578487 chromosome 60, FALCON_Pclarkii_2.0, whole genome shotgun sequence, one genomic interval encodes:
- the LOC138353845 gene encoding uncharacterized protein gives MAEEYILTHRPSARYVPKTYSRYPAKHKPEDRTAPRSAAKSTSDSPRRFSPKRDVLCWTCGKRGHIAAKCRSSSGNNPRREVMLMNSIVPPTSTLEKRKGLFAPYTSQGYVASGLASTPVVILRDSGAAQSLILETSLPEGISADEMQKVILGGFPSTLYVAPLVQVHLDSQHFKGECRLAVVDSLPIEGIDVILANDLALGLLPNCPLVVDIPGREETSPIAAVQTRSQAHLHAPLDLNTLFDSPPIPQVTSSHTPVPPVQMPVPERWTRAQLIEEQKKDPQVRKLADTVDSPTKGGDLYVWSSGVLCRRHPPRYPQSRAVGDQIVVPAVFRSKLLETAHANRFAGHGGISKTFHRLAKGFYWPHMKEDVRHFCKTCHACQVAGKANQPVPKAPLYPIPSIGEPFEHLILDIVGPLPPATSGVKYLLTILDRVSRYPEAIPLKTITAKVLVKQLLWFISRYGLPKTIQTDQGSNFMSHLFRRQIADLGIRQVTSSAYHPESQGALERFHQTLKGMLRKFCYDRQSKWVEELPYLLFAVRSVPNESLGISPFEMIFGHSVRGPLEVARDHWLDAETNEDIVDWLSTTKGRLFSAWEMATRTLESTQRTIKSRYDRRTKQREFQVGDLVLVCTPTITGSLSARFVGPYPVVKKVTNLNYLLSTPDRRKKETLVHVNMIKKYEGRDTLPVTLVTTNDDIEEEEEVLTNSDILLNLQAKLTHVAEGHQSSLLQMIRQYKPIFDDVPGLTSVLRHDVELEEGVRPIKQHPYRLNPLKKRVVKEEVDYMLKHHLIAPSSSPWSSPILLVPKPGKKYRLCIDYRQVNKVTVADTYPLPRIEECLDAIGKARYLTKFDLFKGYWQVPLTEKAKPISAFVTPDGLFECQVMPFGMKNAASTFQRLMGTVLRDVENTLVYIDDVLIYDVDWQDHLRHIEDFFKAMLQSGLVVNLHKSEFARTSVIFLGHKVGGGWIAPKASKIEAIIQYPTPATRKDILRFLGMAGFYRKFVPNFSSIAAPLTNLLKKGVKLIWDENCQKAFESLKAILISSPILRSPSFEDRFILTVDASDYGLGSVLSQTDEKGVEHPVAYHSKKFTPSQLNYSVIEKETLALINSVQHFEVYLTSNGHPILVRTDHNPLKFLAQFKQKNLRLTRWSLHLQQYPLQIEHIKGVDNVVADALSRI, from the coding sequence atggctgaggaatacatcctgactcataggccatcTGCTAGGTACGTCCCGAAGACCTATTCAAGATATCCAGCCAAACATAAACCGGAAGATAGAACTGCCCCTCGTAGTGCCGCCAAGTCAACCTCGGATAGTCCTCGGAGGTTTAGTCCGAAGAGGGATGTATTGTGTTGGACCTGCGGTAAGAGAGGACATATTGCTGCGAAGTGTCGTAGCAGTTCAGGTAATAATCCCCGTAGGGAAGTCATGCTGATGAACAGTATAGTGCCACCGACATCCACCCTAGAGAAGAGGAAAGGATTGTTCGCCCCATATACCTCCCAAGGATATGTAGCCAGTGGCCTTGCAAGTACGCCTGTGGTAATACTTAGAGACAGTGGAGCGGCCCAGTCTCTAATTCTGGAAACATCATTACCCGAAGGTATATCGGCGGATGAGATGCAGAAGGTAATCCTGGGTGGATTCCCTTCCACCTTGTATGTTGCCCCATTGGTACAAGTACATCTAGACTCTCAGCACTTCAAAGGTGAGTGTCGGTTGGCCGTGGTGGATAGTCTTCCCATAGAGGGAATTGACGTAATATTAGCCAATGACTTAGCCCTAGGATTGTTACCCAACTGTCCCCTGGTAGTGGATATTCCAGGACGTGAAGAGACCAGTCCCATCGCAGCAGTGCAAACCAGGTCTCAGGCGCACCTCCATGCACCACTAGATCTAAACACTTTGTTTGACTCTCCTCCTATCCCGCAGGTTACAAGTAGCCATACACCAGTCCCACCAGTCCAGATGCCGGTTCCCGAACGCTGGACTCGAGCCCAGCTGATAGAGGAACAGAAGAAGGACCCTCAGGTACGGAAGTTGGCCGACACCGTAGACTCTCCTACGAAAGGAGGGGATCTATATGTGTGGTCAAGTGGTGTACTGTGTCGCCGGCATCCTCCGAGATACCCCCAGTCAAGGGCGGTAGGTGATCAGATAGTCGTCCCAGCCGTGTTCAGATCTAAGCTGTTAGAAACAGCCCATGCTAATAGATTTGCTGGACATGGTGGGATCTCTAAGACTTTCCACCGCCTAGCCAAAGGTTTCTACTGGCCGCATATGAAGGAGGACGTACGTCATTTCTGCAAGACCTGCCATGCCTGCCAAGTGGCCGGAAAAGCAAACCAGCCTGTCCCCAAAGCCCCTTTATACCCCATTCCATCAATAGGTGAGCCCTTCGAACACCTCATCTTGGATATAGTAGGCCCTCTTCCACCTGCTACCTCAGGGGTGAAGTATTTGCTAACAATActagatcgggttagtaggtacccagaagcgatCCCCCTTAAAACCATCACAGCTAAGGTGTTGGTGAAACAACTGCTCTGGTTCATCTCGCGATACGGTCTTCCCAAGACCATTCAGACGGACCAGGGGTCTAATTTCATGTCCCATTTGTTTCGCCGACAGATCGCCGACCTGGGAATTCGACAGGTTACCTCtagtgcctaccatcccgagtcTCAAGGAGCTTTGGAACGTTTTCACCAGACGTTGAAGGGCATGCTTCGGAAGTTTTGCTACGACAGGCAGAGTAAGTGGGTTGAAGAACTGCCCTACCTCCTATTTGCGGTAAGATCAGTGCCCAATGAATCCCTAGGAATCTCCCCATTCGAGATGATCTTTGGTCACTCAGTAAGAGGTCCCTTAGAGGTGGCACGAGACCATTGGCTGGACGCAGAAACCAACGAGGATATTGTGGACTGGTTGTCTACCACTAAAGGACGGCTGTTCTCAGCCTGGGAGATGGCTACTAGGACCTTAGAAAGTACACAAAGAACGATCAAGAGCAGGTATGATAGGAGGACCAAGCAAAGGGAGTTCCAAGTAGGAGATCTGGTTTTGGTGTGTACTCCTACAATAACTGGGAGTTTGAGCGCCAGATTCGTAGGTCCCTACCCGGTTGTAAAGAAGGTTACTAACCTCAATTACCTTCTGAGTACTCCAGACCGTCGTAAGAAAGAGACTCTGGTTCATGTTAATATGATCAAGAAGTACGAGGGTCGGGATACACTCCCCGTAACCTTAGTGACCACTAATGACGacattgaggaggaagaggaagtgtTGACTAACTCAGACATTCTGTTAAACTTGCAGGCAAAGTTGACACACGTGGCCGAAGGACATCAATCATCATTGCTGCAGATGATCCGGCAATACAAGCCTATCTTCGACGATGTTCCAGGATTAACATCTGTCTTGAGGCATGATGTCGAGCTGGAGGAAGGCGTCCGACCTATAAAGCAACACCCGTACCGTCTCAACCCACTGAAGAAACGGGTAGTGAAAGAGGAGGTAGATTACATGCTGAAACACCATCTGATAGCCCCGAGCTCGAGCCCATGGTCATCCCCGATACTACTAGTGCCCAAACCTGGTAAGAAATACCGTCTTTGTATTGATTATCGCCAGGTGAATAAGGTCACAGTAGCAGATACCTACCCTCTCCCCAGAATAGAGGAATGTCTGGATGCCATAGGTAAAGCCCGTTACCTGACGAAGTTTGACCTGTTCAAAGGCTATTGGCAAGTTCCCCTCACGGAAAAGGCCAAACCCATATCAGCATTTGTGACACCCGACGGgctgtttgaatgtcaggtgatgccATTCGGGATGAAAAATGCGGCCTCCACTTTCCAGAGACTGATGGGTACTGTGTTGCGTGACGTAGAAAACACCTTAGTCTACAtcgatgatgtattaatatatgatgtaGATTGGCAGGATCATCTGCGTCACATAGAGGATTTCTTCAAGGCCATGCTCCAGTCAGGATTAGTGGTCAACCTGCATAAATCAGAGTTTGCCCGGACCTCTGTCATCTTCTTGGGTCATAAGGttggaggaggatggattgcgccGAAGGCCAGCAAGATAGAGGCAATAATCCAGTATCCTACGCCAGCTACCAGGAAGGACATCTTGCGTTTCCTTGGTATGGCTGGTTTTTATCGTAAGTTTGTCCCTAATTTTTCCTCCATCGCCGCCCCCCTGACCAATCTGTTGAAGAAGGGGGTGAAATTAATATGGGATGAGAATTGCCAGAAGGCATTTGAGAGTCTCAAAGCAATTCTAATCTCTTCTCCGATCCTCAGGTCCCCGAGCTTTGAGGATAGATTTATCCTGACGGTCGACGCTTCTGATTATGGCTTGGGGTCCGTTTTATCCCAGACGGACGAGAAGGGGGTGGAACACCCGGTGGCCTATCATTCTAAGAAGTTCACCCCCAGCCAGCTTAATTACTCGGTCATAGAAAAGGAAACGTTGGCCTTAATTAATTCCGTCCAGCACTTCGAGGTATATTTAACAAGCAATGGCCATCCTATATTAGTACGGACCGACCATAACCCTCTGAAGTTCCTGGCTCAGTTTAAGCAAAAGAACCTCAGGctcaccagatggagtctacaTTTGCAGCAATATCCCCTCCAGATTGAACACATAAAAGGGGTGGACAACGTGGTAGCTGACGCATTATCTCGTATCTAG